The following proteins are encoded in a genomic region of Pseudomonas sp. Os17:
- a CDS encoding aspartyl/asparaginyl beta-hydroxylase domain-containing protein, with product MSFSFAAKFAVLSLFVGSILYVHLRGKARLPVLRQFVNHSALFAPYNALMYLFSGVPSKPYLDRSKFPELDILRDNWQVIREEAMHLFDEGYIRAAEKNNDAGFGSFFKKGWKRFYLKWYDKPLPSAAALCPKTVELVSAIPNVKGAMFALLPGGSHLNPHRDPFAGSLRYHLGLSTPNSDACRIFVDGEEYAWRDGEDVMFDETYVHWVKNETETTRVILFCDIERPLSSPLMTRINRWVSAQLGRATAPQNLDDERVGGINQAYAWSKRFSDSFSGVVKQWKRRNPKLYRILRPVLAVLVLVLLWKWLFG from the coding sequence ATGAGCTTTTCCTTTGCCGCCAAGTTCGCGGTGTTGTCGCTGTTCGTCGGCAGCATCCTTTACGTGCATCTGCGCGGCAAGGCGCGTCTGCCGGTACTGCGCCAGTTCGTCAACCATTCGGCGCTGTTCGCCCCCTACAACGCATTGATGTACCTGTTCTCCGGGGTGCCTTCCAAGCCTTACCTGGATCGCAGCAAGTTCCCCGAGCTGGATATCCTGCGGGACAACTGGCAGGTGATCCGCGAAGAGGCCATGCATCTGTTCGATGAGGGCTACATTCGTGCGGCCGAGAAGAACAACGATGCCGGCTTCGGTTCGTTCTTCAAGAAGGGCTGGAAGCGCTTCTACCTCAAGTGGTACGACAAGCCGCTGCCTTCGGCCGCTGCCCTGTGCCCCAAGACCGTCGAGCTGGTGAGCGCCATTCCCAACGTCAAGGGTGCGATGTTCGCGCTGCTGCCCGGTGGCAGCCACCTGAACCCGCACCGCGATCCCTTTGCCGGTTCCCTGCGTTATCACCTGGGCCTGTCGACCCCCAACTCCGATGCCTGCCGGATTTTCGTCGATGGCGAGGAATACGCCTGGCGCGACGGTGAAGACGTGATGTTCGACGAAACCTATGTGCACTGGGTGAAGAACGAAACCGAAACCACCCGGGTGATCCTGTTCTGCGACATCGAACGGCCGTTGAGCAGCCCGCTGATGACCCGCATCAACCGCTGGGTCAGCGCCCAGTTGGGGCGTGCCACCGCGCCGCAGAACCTCGACGACGAGCGCGTCGGCGGAATCAACCAGGCCTACGCCTGGAGCAAGCGCTTCAGCGACAGCTTCAGTGGCGTGGTCAAGCAGTGGAAGCGCCGTAACCCCAAGCTCTACCGCATTCTGCGTCCGGTGCTGGCGGTGCTGGTGCTGGTCCTGTTGTGGAAGTGGTTGTTCGGATAA
- a CDS encoding DMT family transporter — translation MLLICKKSALAAASTSLFVLLWSSGAIFSKWGLAHASPFAFLLLRFALALIGLVLLMPLLKLRLPRGRRAMGVAMATGLVLLGAYQIFYILALDLKVTPGVMATIMGVQPILTVVLMERQRSWSRLFGLGLGLAGLIMVVYQGIGMAGISVSGMLCGLLALVSMTAGSIMQKRITDNPLGTLPVQYLAGLLLCALFVPFQPFHVEYSAGFVIPLLWMALVVSVLATLLLYRLIAQGNLVNVTSLFYLVPAVTALMDFVFFGNRLAWLSLMGMGLIIVGLVFVFRKSA, via the coding sequence ATGTTGCTCATTTGCAAAAAATCCGCGTTGGCGGCGGCTTCCACGAGCCTGTTCGTCCTGCTCTGGAGCAGTGGCGCGATCTTCTCCAAATGGGGGCTGGCCCATGCTTCGCCCTTTGCCTTCCTGCTGTTGCGTTTTGCCCTCGCCTTGATCGGCCTGGTGCTGCTCATGCCCCTGCTCAAGCTGCGGCTGCCTCGGGGGCGCCGGGCCATGGGCGTTGCCATGGCCACCGGCCTGGTGCTGCTGGGGGCCTACCAGATCTTCTACATCCTGGCCCTGGACCTGAAGGTCACCCCCGGCGTGATGGCCACCATCATGGGGGTGCAACCGATCCTCACTGTGGTGCTGATGGAGCGCCAGCGCTCCTGGAGCCGCCTGTTCGGCCTCGGCCTGGGGCTCGCCGGGCTGATCATGGTGGTGTACCAGGGGATCGGGATGGCGGGGATATCCGTCTCCGGCATGCTCTGCGGCCTGCTGGCCCTGGTCAGCATGACGGCCGGTTCGATCATGCAGAAGCGCATCACCGACAACCCCTTGGGCACCCTGCCGGTGCAGTACCTGGCGGGCCTGTTGCTGTGCGCGCTGTTCGTGCCGTTCCAGCCATTTCACGTCGAGTACAGCGCCGGCTTCGTGATTCCGCTGCTGTGGATGGCTCTGGTGGTGTCGGTGCTGGCCACCCTGTTGCTGTACCGCTTGATCGCTCAGGGCAACCTGGTGAACGTCACCAGCCTGTTCTATCTGGTGCCGGCGGTGACCGCATTGATGGACTTCGTGTTTTTCGGCAATCGTCTGGCCTGGCTGAGCCTGATGGGCATGGGGTTGATCATTGTCGGCCTGGTCTTCGTGTTCCGTAAGAGCGCCTGA
- a CDS encoding DMT family transporter, with amino-acid sequence MRLVDLLRLLSLAAIWGASFLFMRIIAPVLGSVPTAFFRVSIAALGLLVMLALMRIDWNFRGKLKTVLLLGVINSGIPATLYSVAAQVLPAGYSAIFNATTPLMGVLIGGLFFHERLSLSKIAGVCLGLFGVGILTRAGPVAFDHDLLLGALSCLMATTCYGFAGFLARRWLDQAGGLDSRLSALGSMLGACLLLLPLFAYNAISQPPASWGGWSVWLSLLGLGLGCTAFAYVLYFRLLSAIGPVRSMTVTFMIPPFGVLWGALLLDEPLSMAHLYGGALIGVALWLVLRPGAKSAA; translated from the coding sequence GTGAGACTTGTCGATCTCTTGCGCCTGTTGTCGCTGGCCGCCATCTGGGGCGCGAGCTTCTTGTTCATGCGCATCATCGCCCCGGTGCTGGGCAGCGTGCCCACTGCATTCTTCCGGGTGTCGATCGCCGCCCTCGGGCTGTTGGTGATGCTGGCGCTGATGCGGATCGACTGGAACTTTCGCGGCAAGCTCAAGACCGTGCTGCTGCTCGGCGTGATCAACTCCGGCATACCGGCCACCCTGTATTCGGTGGCAGCCCAGGTGCTGCCCGCCGGCTACTCGGCGATCTTCAATGCCACCACGCCCTTGATGGGGGTGCTGATCGGCGGACTGTTCTTTCATGAGCGGCTGAGCCTGAGCAAGATCGCCGGGGTCTGCCTGGGCCTGTTCGGCGTCGGCATCCTGACCCGCGCCGGCCCCGTGGCCTTCGACCATGACCTGCTGCTGGGCGCCCTGTCCTGCCTGATGGCCACCACCTGCTACGGCTTTGCCGGGTTCCTCGCCCGGCGCTGGCTGGATCAGGCCGGCGGCCTGGACAGTCGCCTGTCGGCCCTGGGCAGCATGCTCGGAGCCTGCCTGCTGCTGTTGCCGCTGTTCGCCTACAACGCCATCAGCCAGCCGCCGGCCAGTTGGGGTGGCTGGAGCGTGTGGCTGTCGTTGCTGGGGTTGGGGCTAGGCTGCACGGCCTTCGCCTACGTGCTGTATTTCCGCCTGCTCAGCGCCATAGGTCCGGTGCGCTCGATGACCGTGACCTTCATGATTCCGCCGTTCGGCGTGTTGTGGGGGGCCTTGCTGCTGGATGAGCCGCTGTCCATGGCGCACCTGTATGGCGGTGCGCTGATTGGCGTGGCGCTGTGGCTGGTGCTGCGGCCCGGGGCAAAATCGGCGGCCTGA
- a CDS encoding methyl-accepting chemotaxis protein — MMALCHIKRPPSPNNSAKSARAECFFNVFKEHMMSIRNIRIGLRASLSFAVLAALLVTVGLFCLGQMATLRESAKVIEASWMPSIENIHDSAANIATIRLEALRLLVNDQPLSREKSKRMIADERLELAQRLEQHKALLTSEQEAALLERLKNTIAQYTTLLQEIIQQIDGGLKEQAYTRLNVELAPLGSQLDSTLEELIQFNQNGADTAAEEVARLYERSQWIVGIIIAIALASTLFLAWLLTRSITAPLAQALAIARTIAAGDLTQDVNGQGRDEPAQLLTALAGMQDNLRSTIRGIAESSQQLASAAEEMSAVMEQSTRGLQLQNDEIEQAATAVTQMSAAVDEVAGNAVSSAEASQASDQDSRHGHHQVSQTIESIQQLVSEVLGASEQAQGLASQAQDISKVLEVIRAIAGQTNLLALNAAIEAARAGEAGRGFAVVADEVRSLAQRTQDSTEEIEQMINRIQHGTDATVSALQTSAEQAGQTLQQANGAGSALEKITGAISQISQRNLVIASAAEQQALVARDVDRSLVNIRDLSTQTAAGATQTSAASQELSRLAVDLNGLVTRFIL, encoded by the coding sequence ATGATGGCACTTTGCCATATAAAGCGCCCACCCTCCCCTAACAACAGCGCTAAATCAGCGAGGGCCGAATGTTTTTTTAATGTATTCAAGGAGCACATGATGTCGATCAGGAATATTCGAATCGGCTTGCGAGCCAGCCTCAGTTTTGCGGTTCTGGCCGCCTTGCTGGTGACAGTCGGGCTGTTCTGCCTGGGGCAGATGGCAACCCTGCGCGAAAGTGCAAAAGTCATCGAGGCCTCGTGGATGCCCAGCATCGAGAACATCCATGACAGCGCCGCCAATATCGCCACCATCCGCCTGGAAGCGCTGCGACTGCTGGTCAATGACCAGCCTCTGAGCCGGGAAAAAAGCAAGCGCATGATCGCCGACGAACGCCTGGAGCTGGCCCAACGCCTGGAACAGCACAAGGCCCTGCTGACCAGCGAGCAGGAAGCGGCGCTGCTGGAACGGCTGAAAAACACCATTGCCCAGTACACGACCCTTCTGCAGGAAATCATCCAGCAGATCGATGGCGGCCTTAAGGAGCAGGCCTACACCCGACTCAACGTCGAGCTGGCGCCCCTGGGCAGCCAGTTGGACAGCACCCTGGAAGAGCTGATCCAGTTCAACCAGAACGGCGCCGATACCGCCGCCGAGGAGGTCGCCAGGCTCTATGAGCGCTCACAGTGGATCGTCGGCATCATCATTGCCATCGCCCTGGCCAGCACCCTGTTCCTGGCCTGGCTACTGACCCGCAGCATCACCGCGCCCCTGGCCCAGGCCCTGGCGATCGCCCGGACCATCGCTGCCGGCGACCTGACCCAGGACGTCAATGGCCAGGGCCGGGACGAGCCGGCGCAACTGCTGACGGCCCTGGCCGGCATGCAAGACAACCTGCGCTCGACCATCCGTGGCATCGCCGAGTCGTCCCAGCAACTGGCCTCGGCCGCCGAGGAAATGAGCGCGGTGATGGAACAGAGCACCCGCGGCCTGCAGTTGCAGAACGATGAAATCGAGCAGGCCGCCACCGCGGTCACGCAAATGAGCGCGGCGGTGGATGAAGTGGCCGGCAACGCCGTCTCCAGCGCCGAGGCCTCCCAAGCCTCGGACCAGGACAGCCGCCACGGCCATCATCAGGTCAGCCAGACCATCGAGTCGATCCAGCAACTGGTCAGCGAAGTGCTGGGGGCGTCGGAACAGGCCCAGGGGCTGGCGTCCCAGGCCCAGGACATCAGCAAAGTGCTGGAGGTGATTCGGGCCATTGCCGGACAGACCAACCTGCTGGCGCTGAATGCCGCGATCGAGGCGGCCCGGGCTGGCGAGGCCGGCCGTGGCTTTGCCGTGGTGGCCGACGAAGTGCGTTCACTGGCGCAACGCACCCAGGATTCCACCGAAGAAATCGAACAGATGATCAACCGTATCCAGCACGGCACCGACGCCACCGTCAGCGCCCTGCAGACCAGCGCCGAACAGGCCGGGCAAACCCTGCAGCAGGCCAACGGCGCCGGCAGCGCGCTGGAGAAGATCACCGGGGCGATCTCACAGATCAGCCAGCGCAACCTGGTGATCGCCAGTGCCGCCGAGCAGCAGGCGCTGGTGGCCCGGGATGTGGACCGCAGCCTGGTGAACATCCGCGACCTGTCGACCCAGACGGCTGCGGGCGCCACCCAGACCTCCGCCGCCAGCCAGGAATTGTCGCGCCTGGCGGTGGACCTCAACGGGCTGGTCACACGATTTATCCTGTAG
- the aceK gene encoding bifunctional isocitrate dehydrogenase kinase/phosphatase, with translation MPQSWPAADIARMILDGFDDYREHFRQITDGARQRFEQAQWQEAQKASAARINLYEEKVGQTVTGLHQAFSDDALMDVAQWPLVKSAYISLIDLRFDDELSETWYNSIFCGLFSHDLISDGCMFIHTTRPSLRRARAAQTRSYQPQGNLSAMLEQVFADYRFSEDYADLAGDLRRLEAQLRENLPDWVCKDPELTLELFSSVLYRNKGAYLVGRIFTHEEQWPLVIPLLHREGRGIQIDALITDEADVSIIFSFTRSYFMVDVPVPAEFIGFLKRILPGKHIAELYTSIGFYKHGKSEFYRALINHLASTDDRFIMAPGVRGMVMSVFTLPGFNTVFKIIKDRFSPSKNVDRATVIEKYRLVKSVDRVGRMADTQEFADFRFPLSKFDPACLEELLEVAPSTVAVEDQTVLIRHCWTERRMTPLNLYLEHANPDQVREALEDYGLAIKQLAAANIFPGDMLLKNFGVTRHGRVVFYDYDEICFLTEANFRHIPAPRTPEDEMASEPWYSIGPHDVFPEEFPPFLFADAGQRKLFDQLHGELYNADYWKGLQDAIRAGKIIDVFPYRRKGLEDE, from the coding sequence ATGCCGCAGTCATGGCCCGCCGCCGATATCGCTCGAATGATCCTCGATGGCTTCGACGACTACCGCGAGCACTTCCGCCAGATCACCGACGGTGCCCGGCAACGCTTCGAGCAGGCGCAGTGGCAGGAAGCGCAGAAGGCCTCGGCGGCGCGCATCAATCTCTATGAGGAGAAGGTCGGGCAAACCGTGACCGGCCTGCATCAGGCCTTCAGTGACGACGCGTTGATGGATGTGGCGCAGTGGCCGCTGGTGAAAAGCGCCTACATCAGCCTGATCGACCTGCGCTTTGACGATGAGCTGTCCGAGACCTGGTACAACTCGATCTTCTGCGGCCTGTTCAGCCACGACCTGATCAGCGACGGCTGCATGTTCATCCACACCACCCGGCCCAGCCTGCGCCGGGCCCGAGCCGCGCAGACCCGCAGCTACCAGCCCCAGGGCAACCTGTCGGCGATGCTCGAACAGGTGTTTGCCGACTACCGTTTCAGCGAGGACTATGCCGATCTGGCGGGCGACCTGCGGCGCCTGGAGGCGCAATTGCGGGAGAACCTGCCGGACTGGGTGTGCAAGGACCCGGAGCTGACCCTGGAGCTGTTCTCCTCGGTGCTCTATCGCAACAAGGGCGCCTACCTGGTGGGGCGCATCTTCACCCATGAAGAGCAGTGGCCGCTGGTGATCCCGCTGCTGCACCGCGAAGGCCGGGGCATCCAGATCGATGCGTTGATCACCGACGAGGCCGATGTCTCGATCATCTTCTCCTTCACCCGTTCGTACTTCATGGTGGATGTGCCGGTGCCGGCGGAATTCATCGGCTTTCTCAAGCGCATCCTGCCGGGCAAGCACATCGCCGAGCTGTACACCTCCATCGGCTTCTACAAGCACGGCAAGTCGGAGTTCTACCGCGCCCTGATCAACCACCTGGCCAGCACCGACGACCGTTTCATCATGGCTCCCGGTGTGCGCGGCATGGTCATGAGCGTGTTCACCCTGCCGGGCTTCAACACCGTGTTCAAGATCATCAAGGACCGCTTCTCGCCGTCGAAGAACGTCGACCGGGCCACGGTGATCGAGAAGTACCGGCTGGTGAAGAGCGTCGATCGGGTCGGGCGCATGGCCGACACCCAGGAGTTCGCCGATTTCCGCTTCCCCCTGAGCAAGTTCGATCCGGCCTGCCTTGAGGAGCTGCTGGAAGTGGCGCCGTCCACCGTGGCCGTGGAAGACCAGACGGTGCTGATCCGCCACTGCTGGACCGAGCGCCGCATGACCCCGCTCAACCTCTACCTGGAGCACGCCAACCCGGACCAGGTGCGCGAAGCGCTGGAGGATTACGGCCTGGCGATCAAGCAACTGGCGGCGGCCAACATCTTCCCCGGCGACATGCTGCTGAAGAACTTCGGCGTGACCCGCCATGGCCGGGTGGTGTTCTACGACTACGACGAAATCTGCTTTCTCACCGAAGCCAACTTCCGCCACATCCCGGCACCCCGTACCCCGGAAGACGAGATGGCGTCCGAACCCTGGTACTCCATCGGCCCCCACGACGTGTTCCCCGAGGAGTTCCCGCCGTTCCTGTTCGCCGATGCCGGCCAGCGCAAGCTGTTCGACCAGTTGCACGGCGAGCTGTACAACGCCGACTACTGGAAGGGCCTGCAGGACGCCATCCGCGCCGGCAAGATCATCGATGTCTTCCCTTACCGGCGCAAAGGCCTGGAAGACGAATAG
- the hrpA gene encoding ATP-dependent RNA helicase HrpA has translation MTDQLLKNLDHAMLADRHRLRRQLLELRKKPDEAKLAQWLERMQASCNLVTARRASVPPIRYDDSLPIAAKRDEIKEALLKHQVLIIAGETGSGKTTQLPKICLEIGRGQHGLIGHTQPRRIAARSVASRVAEELATPLGSLVGYQVRFEDQSDASTLIKLMTDGILLAETQNDRYLERYDTIIVDEAHERSLNIDFLLGYLKTLLPRRPDLKVIITSATIDLERFSKHFDNAPIVEVSGRTFPVETWYRPLTLEQDEEGNRVEDDLTVDQAILATLDEIAAYERSERRSPGDVLVFLPGEREIRDAAEMLRKAQLKHTEILPLYARLSPAEQQRIFQSHPGRRVVLATNVAETSLTVPGIRYVIDSGTARISRYSYRAKVQRLPIEAISQASANQRKGRCGRVEPGICVRLYSEEDFLGRPEFTDPEILRTNLAAVILQMLHLRLGEITAFPFIEPPDGKAISDGFNLLQELSAVDRNSQLTPLGRQLARLPVDPRMGRMLLEAAKLGSLQEVLIVASAMSIQDPRERPPERQQAADQAHAQWKDVDSDFAGLVNLWRGFEEQRQALTASPLRNWCRKNFLNYLRLREWRDSHRQLSLICRDLQLSLNKEPADYPKLHKAVLVGLLSQIGQKTEDGDYLGARQRRFWVHPSSGLGKKRPQWLMTAELVETTKLYARMVAKIEPDWIEPLAGHLVKKNHFEPHWEKKRGQVVAYEQITLFGLIVVGRRPVHYGPVDPVVSRELFIREALVRGEIQSKAKCLSANTQLLEQLDALEAKARRRDILADEETLFAFYDARLPAEIHQTATFDSWYRVHSQKNPQLLIMREEDVLAREASEVTAKQYPDTLHIGDLELALSYHFEPNHPRDGVTLRVPAPLLPALPAERLEWLVPGLIEAKCIALVRNLPKALRKNFVPVPDFVKAALQRMVFAEGSLPQALGRELLRMTGARVSDEAWSEAEQQVESHLRMNLEIVDAQGKFLGEGRDLAELTARFAEASQAALAVPQTAKSQQPVEARVFAAVAEKTQQKIAGLSMTVYPALVEEAGTVKEGRFSTAAEAEFQHRRALQRLLLQQLAEPAKFLRGKLPGLTELGLLYRELGRVDALVEDILLASLDSCILEGEASLPRDGAGLASLAERKRGAWTEHAERLARLTLEILKLWHGLQKRFKGKIDLAQAVALNDIKAQLANLVYPGFVRETPALWLKELPRYLKAVELRFEKLGSQVQKDRVWSTELAGLWNQYQTRAQKHAQEGKRDPQLELYRWWLEEYRVSLFAQQLGTKVPISDKRLNKQWSQVDA, from the coding sequence ATGACTGACCAACTGCTGAAAAACCTCGATCACGCCATGCTCGCCGACCGCCACCGCTTGCGTCGGCAGTTGCTTGAGCTGCGCAAGAAGCCCGATGAGGCCAAGCTCGCCCAGTGGCTGGAGCGGATGCAGGCATCGTGCAACCTGGTGACGGCGCGGCGCGCGAGTGTGCCGCCGATTCGCTATGACGACAGCCTGCCGATCGCCGCCAAGCGCGACGAGATCAAAGAGGCGCTGCTCAAGCATCAGGTGCTGATCATCGCCGGTGAGACCGGCTCGGGGAAAACCACCCAGCTGCCGAAGATCTGCCTGGAAATCGGTCGCGGCCAGCACGGCCTGATCGGCCATACCCAGCCCCGGCGGATCGCCGCCCGCAGCGTTGCCAGCCGGGTCGCCGAAGAACTGGCCACGCCCCTGGGTTCGCTGGTGGGCTATCAGGTGCGCTTCGAGGATCAGAGCGATGCCAGCACCCTGATCAAGCTGATGACCGACGGCATCCTGTTGGCGGAAACCCAGAACGACCGTTACCTGGAACGCTACGACACGATCATCGTCGACGAGGCCCACGAGCGCAGCCTGAACATCGACTTCCTCCTCGGCTACCTCAAGACCCTGCTGCCACGGCGCCCGGACCTGAAGGTCATCATCACCTCGGCGACCATCGACCTGGAGCGCTTCTCCAAGCACTTCGATAACGCGCCGATCGTCGAAGTCTCCGGGCGTACCTTTCCGGTGGAAACCTGGTATCGCCCCCTGACCCTGGAGCAGGACGAGGAGGGCAACCGGGTCGAGGACGACCTCACGGTGGACCAGGCGATCCTTGCCACCCTGGATGAAATTGCCGCCTACGAGCGCAGCGAACGGCGCAGCCCCGGAGACGTATTGGTGTTCCTGCCCGGCGAGCGGGAGATCCGCGACGCCGCGGAAATGCTGCGCAAGGCCCAGCTCAAGCACACCGAGATCCTGCCGCTGTACGCGCGCCTGTCGCCGGCGGAACAGCAGCGGATCTTCCAGTCCCATCCGGGCCGGCGCGTGGTGCTGGCGACCAACGTCGCGGAAACCTCGCTGACCGTGCCGGGCATCCGCTATGTGATCGACAGCGGCACCGCGCGCATCAGCCGCTACAGCTACCGGGCCAAGGTCCAGCGCCTGCCCATCGAGGCGATTTCCCAGGCCAGCGCCAACCAGCGCAAGGGCCGTTGCGGCCGGGTCGAGCCGGGGATCTGCGTGCGCCTGTACAGCGAGGAGGATTTCCTCGGCCGGCCGGAATTCACCGACCCGGAGATCCTGCGTACCAACCTGGCGGCGGTGATCCTGCAGATGCTCCATCTGCGCCTGGGTGAAATCACCGCATTCCCGTTTATCGAGCCGCCGGATGGCAAGGCCATCAGCGACGGTTTCAACCTGCTGCAGGAACTCTCGGCAGTGGACCGCAACAGCCAGCTGACGCCTCTGGGCCGGCAACTGGCGCGCCTGCCGGTGGACCCGCGCATGGGCCGCATGCTGCTGGAAGCGGCGAAACTCGGCAGCCTGCAGGAAGTGCTGATCGTCGCCAGCGCGATGTCGATCCAGGACCCTCGCGAGCGTCCGCCGGAGCGCCAGCAGGCGGCTGATCAGGCCCACGCACAGTGGAAAGACGTGGACTCGGATTTCGCCGGGCTGGTCAACCTGTGGCGCGGCTTCGAAGAACAGCGCCAGGCCCTGACCGCCAGCCCGTTGCGCAACTGGTGCCGCAAGAACTTCCTGAATTACCTGCGCCTGCGGGAATGGCGCGACTCGCACCGGCAACTGAGCCTGATCTGTCGCGACCTGCAGCTGAGCCTGAACAAGGAACCGGCGGACTACCCGAAACTGCACAAGGCGGTGCTGGTGGGGCTGCTGAGCCAGATCGGCCAGAAGACCGAGGACGGCGACTACCTCGGTGCCCGTCAGCGGCGCTTCTGGGTTCACCCGTCCTCGGGCCTGGGCAAGAAGCGCCCGCAATGGCTGATGACCGCCGAACTGGTGGAAACCACCAAGCTCTACGCGCGCATGGTGGCCAAGATCGAGCCGGACTGGATCGAGCCCCTGGCCGGCCATCTGGTGAAGAAGAACCACTTCGAGCCCCATTGGGAGAAGAAGCGCGGCCAGGTGGTGGCCTACGAGCAGATCACCCTGTTCGGGCTGATAGTGGTCGGCCGCCGGCCGGTGCATTACGGCCCGGTGGACCCGGTGGTGTCCCGCGAGCTGTTTATCCGCGAGGCCCTGGTGCGCGGCGAGATCCAGTCCAAGGCCAAGTGCCTGAGCGCCAACACCCAGTTGCTGGAACAGCTCGACGCCCTGGAAGCCAAGGCCCGGCGCCGCGACATCCTGGCGGACGAGGAAACCCTGTTCGCCTTCTACGATGCTCGCTTGCCGGCCGAGATCCATCAGACCGCGACCTTCGACAGCTGGTACCGGGTGCACAGCCAGAAGAACCCGCAGTTGCTGATCATGCGCGAGGAAGACGTGCTGGCCCGCGAGGCCAGTGAAGTCACCGCCAAGCAGTACCCGGACACCCTGCATATCGGCGACCTGGAACTGGCCCTGAGTTATCACTTCGAGCCCAACCATCCCCGCGACGGCGTGACCTTGCGGGTGCCGGCGCCCCTGTTGCCGGCGCTGCCCGCCGAGCGCCTGGAATGGCTGGTGCCGGGGCTGATCGAGGCCAAGTGCATCGCCCTGGTGCGCAACCTGCCCAAGGCCCTGCGCAAGAACTTCGTGCCGGTGCCGGACTTCGTCAAGGCGGCCTTGCAGCGCATGGTCTTCGCCGAAGGTTCCTTGCCCCAGGCCCTGGGCCGCGAGCTGTTGCGCATGACCGGCGCGCGGGTCAGCGACGAGGCCTGGAGCGAAGCCGAACAACAGGTGGAAAGCCACCTGCGGATGAACCTGGAAATCGTCGACGCCCAGGGCAAGTTCCTCGGCGAGGGCCGTGACCTGGCTGAACTGACCGCGCGTTTCGCCGAAGCCAGCCAGGCTGCCCTGGCGGTGCCGCAAACCGCCAAGAGCCAGCAGCCGGTGGAGGCCCGTGTGTTTGCCGCGGTCGCGGAAAAGACCCAGCAGAAGATCGCCGGGCTGTCGATGACTGTGTATCCGGCCCTGGTGGAAGAGGCCGGGACGGTCAAGGAAGGGCGTTTCTCCACTGCCGCCGAAGCCGAATTCCAGCATCGCCGGGCCTTGCAGCGCCTGCTGTTGCAGCAATTGGCCGAACCGGCCAAGTTCCTGCGCGGCAAGTTGCCGGGGCTGACCGAGCTGGGCCTGCTGTACCGCGAATTGGGCCGGGTCGATGCGCTGGTGGAAGACATTCTGCTGGCCAGCCTCGACAGCTGCATCCTTGAAGGCGAAGCCAGCTTGCCCCGGGATGGCGCGGGGCTGGCGTCCCTGGCCGAGCGCAAGCGCGGCGCCTGGACCGAGCACGCCGAGCGTCTGGCGCGCCTGACCCTGGAGATCCTCAAGCTCTGGCACGGCCTGCAAAAACGCTTCAAGGGCAAGATCGACCTGGCCCAGGCGGTGGCCCTCAACGACATCAAGGCCCAGCTGGCAAACCTGGTGTACCCGGGGTTTGTCCGGGAAACCCCGGCCCTGTGGCTCAAGGAGCTGCCGCGCTACCTCAAGGCGGTGGAGCTGCGTTTCGAGAAACTCGGCAGTCAGGTGCAGAAGGATCGGGTCTGGAGCACCGAGCTTGCGGGCCTGTGGAACCAGTACCAGACCCGGGCGCAGAAGCATGCCCAGGAAGGCAAGCGTGATCCGCAACTGGAGCTGTACCGCTGGTGGCTGGAGGAGTACCGGGTGTCGCTGTTTGCCCAGCAGTTGGGGACCAAGGTGCCGATTTCCGACAAGCGCCTGAACAAGCAATGGAGCCAGGTCGACGCCTGA